One region of Haloprofundus salilacus genomic DNA includes:
- a CDS encoding MazG nucleotide pyrophosphohydrolase domain-containing protein, whose product MPEQQQVAAFLDRYELHADPAYQLLDLTSEVGELAADATKSSQWGASPEDLDVESDEFGDALFSLLTVAESLDIDAGDALRESLEKYQRRIVDTGSASSDE is encoded by the coding sequence ATGCCGGAGCAACAGCAAGTGGCCGCGTTTCTCGACCGGTACGAGCTGCACGCCGACCCGGCGTACCAACTGCTCGACCTCACGTCGGAAGTCGGCGAACTCGCCGCGGACGCGACGAAATCCTCTCAGTGGGGCGCGTCGCCTGAGGACCTCGACGTCGAGAGCGACGAGTTCGGTGACGCGCTGTTCTCGCTTCTGACCGTCGCCGAGTCGCTCGACATCGACGCGGGCGACGCGCTGCGTGAGTCGCTCGAGAAGTATCAGCGCCGCATCGTCGACACTGGGAGCGCGTCGTCGGACGAATAA
- a CDS encoding ABC transporter substrate-binding protein: protein MTRGIQRRNFLKAVGVTGAVGLAGCVQGPGEDGGNGGDGGNGGNGSNGGGGGGGGSGPDSLIVIGYPESGIQLFRDYYSASDGSESILVPDGLQDGDMPAQVGNDMENVTGTAPAAGGPNQDAFNQLFQDEYDASPSVFTSQSYDSVALLILANVAAGENSGPAIRDQLRRIANPGGEEFGPQNFVEAVEAAANGDDINYQGASSATNFNEKGDPASAAYAIWEFAGQSSSETPTLETQAFEGDSPEGSGPSADSAPGGLGREVSVGILLPETGDLASVGQPMIQAAQIPAMQVNDADVDLTVNAQVEDSQTSPDAGVAAANSLVSAGVPAVCGSASSGVNVPVSQQAFIPNEVVGCSPSSTALSVSNLDDNDFIFRTAPSDFLQGRVMAQVASERLDASSAATLYVNNDYGQQLSERFAEVFESEFDGTVTNQVSFNIGESSYSSVIETALGN from the coding sequence ATGACACGTGGTATCCAACGGCGTAACTTTCTGAAAGCAGTCGGTGTGACCGGTGCGGTCGGTCTCGCCGGGTGTGTACAAGGACCGGGCGAAGACGGCGGAAACGGTGGAGACGGCGGAAACGGTGGGAACGGCAGCAACGGCGGTGGGGGCGGAGGCGGCGGAAGCGGTCCCGACTCGCTCATCGTCATCGGCTACCCCGAGAGCGGGATTCAGCTGTTCCGCGACTACTACAGCGCGAGCGACGGGAGCGAGTCGATTCTCGTCCCCGACGGGTTGCAGGACGGAGACATGCCCGCACAGGTCGGCAACGATATGGAGAACGTCACCGGGACCGCTCCCGCGGCGGGCGGTCCGAACCAGGACGCGTTCAACCAACTGTTCCAAGACGAGTACGACGCCTCACCTAGCGTCTTCACGTCGCAGTCGTACGACTCCGTAGCGCTTCTCATCCTCGCGAACGTCGCCGCCGGCGAGAACAGCGGTCCGGCGATTCGCGACCAACTCCGCCGCATCGCCAACCCCGGCGGCGAGGAGTTCGGTCCGCAGAACTTCGTCGAAGCCGTCGAAGCGGCGGCCAACGGCGACGACATCAACTACCAAGGCGCTTCGAGTGCGACGAACTTCAACGAAAAGGGTGACCCGGCGTCGGCGGCGTACGCCATCTGGGAGTTCGCCGGTCAGAGCTCTTCAGAGACGCCAACGCTGGAGACGCAGGCGTTCGAGGGCGACAGCCCCGAAGGTTCCGGACCCTCGGCCGACAGCGCTCCCGGCGGTCTCGGGCGCGAAGTGTCGGTCGGCATTCTCCTCCCGGAGACGGGTGACCTCGCGTCGGTCGGACAGCCGATGATTCAGGCAGCGCAGATTCCGGCGATGCAGGTCAACGACGCGGACGTCGACCTCACGGTCAACGCGCAGGTCGAAGACAGTCAGACTTCGCCAGACGCTGGCGTCGCGGCGGCGAACTCGCTCGTCAGCGCGGGCGTCCCCGCAGTGTGCGGGTCGGCGTCGTCGGGCGTCAACGTCCCCGTCTCCCAGCAGGCGTTCATTCCGAACGAGGTCGTCGGCTGTTCGCCGTCGAGTACGGCGCTGTCGGTGTCGAACCTCGACGACAACGACTTCATCTTCCGGACCGCACCCTCGGACTTCCTGCAGGGTCGCGTGATGGCGCAGGTCGCCTCCGAGCGCCTCGACGCCAGCTCCGCGGCGACGCTGTACGTCAACAACGACTACGGCCAGCAGCTCTCGGAGCGCTTCGCGGAAGTGTTCGAGAGCGAGTTCGACGGCACGGTCACGAATCAGGTGTCGTTCAACATCGGCGAGTCCTCGTACTCGTCGGTCATCGAGACGGCGCTCGGCAACTGA
- a CDS encoding CBS domain-containing protein produces the protein MNTDVTVRDAMEREFVGVSESDPVRAAAELMFEEGADCIVVLRGNEPVGVVSSRAALGVVLDDEDETPVSAVMTDPEPIVESEMALVVAEDRMRSEATPWALVVDDGELVGLLTERDILMAATLTQEELRADSQEGASADGSEFGDPGGNLPNAETNGGIDSETYSSQSICEVCGSLARTLSNVNGQLVCSDCREV, from the coding sequence ATGAACACGGATGTCACGGTACGCGATGCCATGGAGCGCGAGTTCGTCGGGGTGAGCGAGTCGGACCCGGTGCGGGCCGCCGCGGAGCTGATGTTCGAGGAGGGCGCCGACTGCATCGTCGTCCTTCGCGGAAACGAACCGGTCGGTGTCGTCTCCTCGCGCGCGGCGCTCGGCGTCGTACTGGACGACGAGGACGAGACGCCAGTCTCCGCGGTGATGACCGACCCCGAACCGATAGTGGAGTCGGAGATGGCGCTCGTCGTCGCCGAAGACCGGATGCGGTCGGAGGCGACGCCGTGGGCGCTCGTGGTCGACGACGGCGAACTCGTCGGGTTGCTCACGGAACGGGACATCCTGATGGCAGCGACGCTGACCCAAGAGGAACTGCGAGCGGACAGCCAGGAGGGAGCGTCCGCCGACGGAAGCGAGTTCGGCGACCCCGGCGGGAACCTCCCGAACGCCGAGACGAACGGCGGCATCGACTCGGAGACGTACTCCTCGCAGAGTATCTGCGAGGTGTGCGGGTCGCTCGCGCGGACGCTCTCGAACGTCAACGGCCAACTCGTCTGTTCTGACTGCCGAGAGGTGTGA
- the udk gene encoding uridine kinase translates to MTIPSFVIGIAGGTGAGKTTVSRLITEGVGESVTRIPLDNYYEDLSHLDFEERTEVNYDHPSAFEWELLREQLSTLTEGQSVEMPQYDFEAHNRKDERVTVEPTDVIILEGILSLYDEEVNEMMDLRLYVETDADVRILRRIERDVVERGRELEGVIGQYLSTVKPMHEQFIEPTKKHADLIIPEGANSVAVNLLEEKVRAEVAGDVARGWERESFDREVSDTVTLSEPEP, encoded by the coding sequence ATGACCATCCCCTCGTTCGTCATCGGCATCGCGGGCGGCACGGGGGCGGGAAAGACGACCGTCTCGCGGCTCATCACCGAGGGCGTCGGCGAGTCGGTGACGCGAATCCCGCTCGACAACTACTACGAGGACCTCAGCCACCTCGACTTCGAGGAACGAACGGAGGTCAACTACGACCACCCCTCGGCGTTCGAGTGGGAGTTGCTCCGCGAGCAGCTGTCGACGCTCACCGAGGGCCAGTCCGTCGAGATGCCGCAGTACGACTTCGAGGCGCACAACCGAAAGGACGAGCGCGTGACGGTCGAACCGACCGACGTCATCATCCTCGAAGGGATTCTCTCGCTGTACGACGAGGAGGTAAACGAGATGATGGACCTGCGTCTGTACGTCGAGACGGACGCCGACGTGCGGATTCTCCGGCGCATCGAACGCGACGTTGTCGAGCGCGGACGGGAGCTGGAGGGCGTCATCGGCCAGTATCTCTCGACGGTCAAGCCGATGCACGAGCAGTTCATCGAACCGACGAAGAAGCACGCCGACCTCATCATCCCCGAGGGGGCAAACAGCGTCGCTGTCAACCTGTTAGAGGAGAAAGTGCGCGCCGAGGTCGCCGGCGACGTAGCGCGCGGCTGGGAACGGGAGTCATTCGACCGCGAGGTGTCCGACACGGTGACGCTTAGCGAACCCGAACCCTGA
- a CDS encoding DUF5785 family protein: MDWPHDPDGEQGSEGRRKYGHAVIAKKVDEDEDFPLNRDEFVAEYGDDPIRLDSERVVALRDIFEHVDQEEFSDFVDFHKAVGRAMRDNGYWFYEGADQFTRTRS, encoded by the coding sequence ATGGATTGGCCACACGACCCCGACGGAGAGCAGGGCAGCGAAGGACGCCGGAAGTACGGCCACGCCGTCATCGCCAAGAAGGTCGACGAGGACGAGGACTTCCCGCTGAACCGCGACGAGTTCGTCGCCGAATACGGCGACGACCCGATTCGCCTCGACTCCGAGCGCGTCGTCGCACTGCGCGACATCTTCGAGCACGTCGACCAGGAGGAGTTCTCGGACTTCGTCGACTTCCACAAGGCGGTCGGACGAGCGATGCGAGACAACGGCTACTGGTTCTACGAAGGCGCGGACCAGTTCACGCGAACGCGGTCGTAA
- a CDS encoding DUF7344 domain-containing protein translates to MQLPASTPTTNAFEVLTHPLRWHTLKILDEVDTARNLAELAAEITETVSDESLNRAEERIERIQIALHHCHLPKLVDDGLIIYDQEARTVALGDIEHRSQLKRLMDSELSLV, encoded by the coding sequence ATGCAACTACCTGCCAGCACACCCACGACAAACGCGTTCGAAGTTCTTACTCATCCACTTCGATGGCACACGCTCAAAATCCTGGACGAAGTAGACACTGCTCGGAACCTAGCCGAATTAGCGGCTGAGATCACCGAAACCGTCTCGGACGAAAGTCTGAACAGAGCCGAGGAACGAATCGAACGGATACAAATCGCGCTCCACCACTGTCACCTCCCAAAACTGGTCGATGACGGCCTCATCATCTACGACCAGGAGGCTCGCACCGTGGCACTCGGCGATATCGAGCATCGTTCTCAGCTGAAACGACTGATGGACTCCGAACTCAGCCTCGTCTGA
- a CDS encoding HalOD1 output domain-containing protein → MRFIVPKRFFHFTMDRSHSISQQIVRLVADDSATEPDELPPLYHSIDPNALETIIESMSRGHVQFLYAGVTVRIAADGTVELTANAPLGSTKSSGD, encoded by the coding sequence ATGAGATTTATAGTACCGAAGCGTTTCTTCCACTTTACGATGGATCGTTCTCACTCGATATCCCAGCAGATCGTGAGACTGGTCGCAGACGATTCCGCTACTGAACCGGACGAGCTACCGCCCCTGTACCACAGTATCGACCCAAACGCGCTGGAGACGATTATCGAATCCATGAGTCGAGGGCACGTTCAGTTCCTCTATGCAGGCGTTACCGTACGTATCGCCGCTGACGGTACCGTCGAACTGACGGCTAACGCTCCACTGGGATCGACGAAGAGTTCCGGGGACTAG
- a CDS encoding Lrp/AsnC family transcriptional regulator — protein MPPATDDVSLDRVDRAILQLLQRDARHTTAVDLAERVGVSDGTIRNRIEKLEEEGVIQGYAPLINYEAAGYQLQIRFMCSTRIVEREALAREALQIEGVVEVHEVMTGRNNIEIKVVAPHHDDVTRVATKLDEMGMDIESEDLIRHHYFRPFNHFGTENISSDVEDEHPSEYDVGVSSRQDDLDYRSE, from the coding sequence ATGCCTCCTGCCACGGACGACGTCTCACTCGATCGGGTCGACCGCGCTATTCTTCAACTGCTCCAGCGTGACGCTCGCCACACGACCGCAGTAGACCTCGCCGAGAGGGTCGGCGTCTCCGATGGAACGATTCGGAACCGCATCGAAAAGCTCGAAGAAGAGGGCGTCATCCAGGGATACGCCCCGCTGATCAACTACGAGGCAGCGGGGTATCAACTCCAGATTCGCTTCATGTGCTCTACCAGAATCGTCGAACGTGAGGCGTTGGCGCGGGAAGCGCTCCAGATAGAGGGGGTCGTCGAGGTTCACGAAGTGATGACCGGTCGCAACAACATCGAAATCAAGGTTGTTGCACCCCACCACGACGACGTCACACGCGTCGCGACGAAACTCGACGAGATGGGAATGGATATCGAGAGCGAGGATCTGATCCGTCACCACTACTTCCGTCCGTTCAATCACTTCGGTACGGAAAACATCAGTAGCGACGTAGAGGATGAACACCCTAGCGAGTACGACGTCGGTGTCTCCTCCCGTCAAGATGATTTAGATTATCGAAGCGAATAA
- a CDS encoding DUF2064 domain-containing protein: MTVVAVFADPPRPGLVLPKLAETSPLTQSEVTDLYTAMLKDAFLAAVRSGGELLVNYRPDEHLPDEFVTDEPAAAAVRAVAADALGDLSDVRVEKQVGSTFDARAGNTVTHLLDTEGEQSVAVVRGNAPFLTRTLVDSAAMKLRASPVVLGPSADGRCYYAAFAEPIDFIEAFADPEIETLAAHGRDAGLDVDFVPMQPTVETGADLLTVLPMLHARREAGRIVPKHTAEFVAELGLRVAVEDGAKQVVRV; encoded by the coding sequence ATGACCGTCGTCGCCGTTTTCGCCGACCCGCCGCGACCGGGCCTCGTGCTCCCGAAGCTCGCCGAGACGAGTCCGCTCACCCAATCGGAGGTCACCGACCTCTACACCGCGATGCTGAAAGACGCGTTCCTCGCGGCCGTGCGCTCGGGCGGCGAACTGCTCGTCAACTACCGCCCCGACGAGCATCTCCCCGACGAGTTCGTCACCGACGAACCCGCCGCGGCGGCGGTTCGCGCTGTCGCCGCCGACGCCCTCGGCGACCTCTCGGACGTGCGCGTCGAGAAACAGGTCGGCTCGACGTTCGACGCCCGCGCGGGCAACACAGTCACGCACCTCCTCGACACCGAGGGTGAGCAGTCCGTCGCCGTCGTTCGCGGGAACGCGCCATTTCTCACGCGGACGCTCGTCGACTCGGCCGCGATGAAACTCCGCGCTTCGCCCGTCGTGCTCGGTCCCTCCGCCGACGGTCGCTGTTACTACGCGGCGTTCGCAGAGCCGATCGACTTCATCGAGGCGTTCGCCGACCCCGAAATCGAGACGCTCGCCGCCCACGGCCGCGATGCGGGTCTCGACGTGGATTTCGTTCCGATGCAACCGACCGTCGAGACGGGAGCCGACCTCCTGACGGTATTACCGATGCTGCACGCCCGCCGCGAGGCGGGGCGCATCGTCCCGAAGCACACCGCCGAGTTCGTCGCGGAACTTGGTCTCCGGGTCGCCGTCGAGGACGGAGCGAAGCAGGTCGTCCGCGTGTGA
- a CDS encoding HalOD1 output domain-containing protein, whose translation MDEFVSARRTEVASATYDPDDPDSLTLAVAKALAAAMDTQPLQLQPPIGNVIDLGFAEAVLSSNSTPEATPMRYVGFTYGEYEVVVFSTGEVDVYELPQQR comes from the coding sequence GTGGACGAGTTCGTCTCAGCACGTCGTACCGAAGTCGCGAGTGCGACGTACGACCCCGACGACCCGGACTCGTTGACACTTGCCGTCGCGAAGGCGCTCGCGGCGGCGATGGACACTCAACCCCTCCAACTGCAACCGCCGATCGGCAACGTCATCGACCTCGGCTTCGCGGAGGCGGTGCTGTCGAGCAACTCCACACCGGAGGCGACCCCGATGCGGTACGTCGGCTTCACGTACGGAGAGTACGAAGTCGTCGTGTTCAGCACCGGCGAAGTCGACGTGTACGAACTGCCACAGCAGCGGTAA
- a CDS encoding uracil-DNA glycosylase has translation MDAHQHTLENPFSMDEHCTNCPALCETREHLVHGYGDVGAEFVFVGEMPSAGADEAGVPFVGDAAGERLQYVLGELGFSRSSPETTEPDLQNVFLTNLTRCRHPDRGPNDEEIDTCEPYLNAEIRMINPEIIVPVGQRALEALAFDYTTRRVDSFDVDAEHATTIRGRGFELVPMVELDRQTDEQTEAFVEHVVENVFGRDYRQTKGRRGR, from the coding sequence GTGGACGCCCACCAGCATACGCTGGAGAACCCCTTCAGCATGGACGAACACTGCACGAACTGTCCAGCGCTCTGCGAGACGCGCGAGCATCTCGTCCACGGCTACGGCGACGTGGGCGCGGAGTTCGTCTTCGTCGGGGAGATGCCGAGCGCCGGGGCCGACGAGGCGGGGGTTCCGTTCGTCGGCGACGCCGCGGGCGAGCGACTCCAGTACGTTCTCGGCGAACTCGGCTTCTCGCGGTCGTCGCCCGAAACGACCGAACCGGACCTCCAGAACGTCTTTCTGACGAATCTCACGCGCTGTCGCCACCCCGATCGCGGGCCGAACGACGAGGAAATCGACACCTGCGAGCCGTATCTCAACGCCGAGATTCGGATGATAAACCCCGAAATCATCGTCCCCGTCGGTCAGCGGGCGCTCGAAGCACTGGCGTTCGACTACACCACCCGGCGCGTCGACAGTTTCGACGTGGACGCCGAACACGCGACGACGATTCGCGGCCGCGGCTTCGAACTCGTGCCGATGGTCGAACTCGACAGACAGACCGACGAACAGACCGAGGCGTTCGTCGAACACGTCGTCGAGAACGTCTTCGGCCGCGATTACCGACAGACGAAGGGTCGCCGCGGGCGGTAA
- a CDS encoding Mrp/NBP35 family ATP-binding protein has translation MNEADVRDLLREVEDPDLGEDIVSLGLVNAVEVDDGVARVSLALGAPYAPHETQIASRVREVLLDAGVDVDLSAKMPSSLSQSEQVLPGVKNVIAVASGKGGVGKSTVAVNLAAGLSQLGARVGLFDADVYGPNVPRMVAADDHPQATAEETIIPPVKYGMKLMSMAFLVGEDDPVIWRGPMVHKILTQLVEDVEWGELDYLVLDLPPGTGDTQLTILQTLPLTGAVIVTTPQDVALDDARKGLRMFGTHDTNVLGVVENMSSFVCPDCGSSHDIFGSGGGKALAEETDLPYLGGIPLDPDVRTGGDGGEPIVLEDEGETADAFRVLTENVANNVGVVNRMKLRSQR, from the coding sequence ATGAACGAAGCTGACGTACGAGACCTCCTGCGCGAGGTCGAGGACCCGGACCTCGGCGAGGACATCGTCTCGCTCGGTCTGGTCAACGCCGTCGAGGTCGACGACGGCGTCGCCCGCGTGTCACTCGCGCTCGGTGCGCCCTACGCGCCGCACGAAACGCAGATTGCGAGTCGCGTCCGCGAGGTGCTCTTGGACGCGGGCGTCGACGTCGACCTCTCGGCGAAGATGCCGTCGTCGCTCTCGCAGAGCGAGCAGGTGCTCCCCGGCGTGAAGAACGTCATCGCCGTCGCCTCCGGCAAGGGCGGTGTCGGCAAATCGACCGTCGCCGTCAACCTCGCGGCCGGGCTGTCGCAACTTGGCGCGCGCGTTGGCCTGTTCGACGCCGACGTGTACGGGCCGAACGTCCCGCGGATGGTCGCCGCCGACGACCACCCGCAGGCGACGGCGGAGGAGACCATCATCCCGCCCGTGAAGTACGGGATGAAGCTGATGTCGATGGCGTTTCTCGTCGGCGAGGACGACCCCGTCATCTGGCGCGGCCCGATGGTCCACAAGATTCTGACCCAACTGGTCGAGGACGTAGAGTGGGGCGAACTCGACTATCTCGTGCTCGACTTACCTCCAGGAACCGGCGACACCCAACTGACGATTCTGCAGACGCTGCCGCTGACGGGCGCGGTCATCGTAACGACGCCGCAGGACGTGGCGCTCGACGACGCCCGCAAGGGACTGCGGATGTTCGGCACCCACGACACGAACGTCCTCGGCGTCGTCGAGAACATGTCGAGTTTCGTCTGCCCCGACTGCGGCAGTAGCCACGACATCTTCGGCTCCGGCGGCGGAAAGGCGCTCGCCGAGGAGACCGATCTCCCGTACCTCGGCGGGATTCCGCTCGATCCCGACGTTCGGACCGGCGGCGACGGCGGTGAACCCATCGTGCTGGAGGACGAGGGCGAGACGGCCGACGCGTTCCGCGTGCTGACCGAGAACGTCGCCAACAACGTCGGCGTCGTCAATCGGATGAAGCTCCGCTCGCAGAGATGA
- a CDS encoding acyl-CoA dehydrogenase family protein, producing MRFALTVAQRAVRDDAREFAESTIVPRADELDRDEASPETILGDLADRGYTGLTVPEEYGGRGEGMVELALVTEELSAGLMAVASAVALHLGVAEIVERFGTDAQKERFLPAMAGYDRVGALGLSEENAGSDKRGIETTATREGDEWVLNGHKRWVTNFHDADEVLTYAKTGPEEDAPRNVTAFLVPADEFEVDTDWETLGARSVKSPKVTLSGVRVPDERRIGEVDEALVQRGSAKTGVNVPARAVGLARAALEDTVAYTSQREQYGGRINNYQGVRWRVGEMARCVDTARLLTLRAADNADRGRDASREFGMAKVYATEAAVDVTNDALQLHGGIGYTTEQRVERYLRDARLLTIAGGPNEGHRDTVADAVYERGA from the coding sequence ATGCGATTCGCACTCACGGTCGCGCAGCGAGCAGTTAGAGACGACGCGCGGGAGTTCGCGGAGTCGACCATCGTTCCACGCGCGGACGAACTTGACCGGGACGAAGCGTCCCCCGAAACGATTCTTGGGGACCTCGCCGACCGCGGGTACACCGGACTGACGGTCCCCGAAGAGTACGGCGGCCGCGGCGAGGGGATGGTCGAACTCGCGCTCGTCACCGAGGAACTGTCGGCGGGACTCATGGCCGTCGCGAGCGCGGTCGCGCTCCACCTCGGCGTCGCCGAAATCGTCGAACGGTTCGGAACCGACGCGCAGAAGGAGCGCTTCCTGCCGGCGATGGCCGGCTACGACCGCGTCGGCGCGCTCGGCCTCAGCGAGGAGAACGCCGGCAGCGACAAGCGAGGGATCGAGACGACTGCGACGCGGGAGGGCGACGAATGGGTGCTGAACGGTCACAAGCGCTGGGTGACGAACTTCCACGACGCCGACGAGGTGCTCACCTACGCGAAGACGGGACCCGAGGAGGACGCCCCGCGGAACGTCACCGCCTTCCTCGTCCCCGCCGACGAGTTCGAGGTCGACACCGACTGGGAGACGCTGGGCGCGCGGAGCGTGAAGTCGCCGAAGGTGACTCTCTCGGGCGTCCGCGTCCCGGACGAGCGACGAATCGGCGAGGTGGACGAGGCGCTCGTCCAGCGCGGGAGCGCGAAGACCGGGGTCAACGTCCCCGCGCGCGCCGTGGGCCTCGCCCGCGCCGCGCTCGAAGACACCGTCGCGTACACGAGTCAGCGCGAGCAGTACGGCGGACGAATCAACAACTATCAGGGTGTCCGGTGGCGGGTCGGCGAGATGGCCCGGTGCGTCGACACCGCGCGACTGCTCACGCTCCGCGCGGCCGACAACGCCGACCGCGGCCGCGACGCGAGCCGCGAGTTCGGGATGGCGAAGGTGTACGCTACGGAGGCCGCCGTCGACGTGACGAACGACGCGCTCCAACTCCACGGCGGTATCGGTTACACGACCGAGCAGCGGGTCGAGCGCTACCTGCGCGACGCCCGCCTCCTGACTATCGCCGGCGGACCGAACGAGGGCCACCGCGACACCGTCGCCGACGCGGTTTACGAGCGCGGCGCGTGA
- the moaA gene encoding GTP 3',8-cyclase MoaA, which produces MLTDDFGRDVTGVRISLTDRCNFDCVYCHNEGLGDTRGPMDPQDDEMSADDVVRFLEVVEEFGVGKVKFTGGEPMLREDLEEIIERTPDSIETSLTTNGTFLPGRAEDLKAAGLERVNVSQDALDPEAFAEITKSGAYDRVMEGVRAALDAGLDPVKLNMVVFEHTAGYVEGMVDHVAENDGLQLQLIEYMPELTGKPEWSIDIQRVHDWLADIADRVEHREMHDRKRYWVNGGMVEIVDPVGNETFCANCHRVRVTHEGYLKGCLNRNDDLRPMGDMTKPEIREAFREVVENRVPYYGEYLVRDESDEWVLNEKYLPA; this is translated from the coding sequence ATGCTCACGGACGACTTCGGCAGGGACGTCACCGGCGTCCGCATCTCGCTCACGGACCGGTGTAACTTCGACTGCGTCTACTGCCACAACGAGGGATTGGGCGACACGCGGGGACCGATGGACCCGCAGGACGACGAGATGAGCGCCGACGACGTGGTGCGCTTCCTCGAAGTCGTCGAGGAGTTCGGCGTCGGGAAGGTGAAGTTCACCGGCGGCGAACCGATGCTCCGCGAGGACCTCGAGGAGATAATCGAGCGAACGCCCGACTCGATCGAGACGTCGCTGACGACCAACGGGACGTTCCTCCCCGGCCGCGCGGAAGACCTGAAGGCGGCGGGGCTCGAACGGGTGAACGTCTCCCAAGACGCGCTGGACCCGGAGGCGTTCGCCGAAATCACGAAATCCGGCGCGTACGACCGCGTGATGGAGGGGGTTCGGGCCGCCCTCGACGCCGGACTCGACCCGGTGAAGCTGAACATGGTCGTCTTCGAACACACCGCGGGCTACGTCGAGGGGATGGTCGACCACGTCGCCGAGAACGACGGCCTCCAACTGCAACTCATCGAGTACATGCCCGAACTGACGGGTAAACCCGAGTGGAGCATCGACATCCAGCGCGTCCACGACTGGCTCGCGGACATCGCCGACCGAGTCGAACACCGCGAGATGCACGATAGAAAGCGCTACTGGGTGAACGGGGGGATGGTCGAAATCGTCGACCCCGTCGGCAACGAGACCTTCTGCGCGAACTGCCACCGCGTGCGCGTCACCCACGAGGGGTACCTGAAGGGCTGTCTCAACCGCAACGACGACCTGCGGCCGATGGGCGACATGACGAAGCCCGAGATTCGCGAGGCGTTCCGCGAGGTCGTCGAAAATCGGGTTCCGTACTACGGCGAGTACCTCGTCCGCGACGAGAGCGACGAGTGGGTACTCAACGAGAAGTACCTACCCGCGTAG